From Rhodovibrio salinarum DSM 9154:
ATACGGGTAAGGCGACCGGCTTCCATTACGAGGAGCTGGCCGCGCCTTATTGGGTGTTCGTGGATGCTGGCTACACGGTGGATATCGCCTCGATTCAGGGCGGTGAGCCGCCGCACGACCCAAGTTCACTGCCTGACACGCCAGCGGAGCAGCCGGGCAGTGTCGCGCGGTTCCGTGACGACGGCGAGGCATGCGCGAAGCTGCGCCAGACGATGCGTGTCGGGGATCTCGATCCGGCGGCTTATGCCGGGATTTTCCTGGCTGGCGGTCACGGCGCGATGTGGGACTTCCCGGACAACGCCGATCTGGGACGCCTGCTCAGCTCGGCCCATGCCCAAGGGCGCATTCTGGGGGCGGTCTGTCACGGTCCGGCCGGTCTGATCGCCGCCAAGCGCAGTGACGGCAGCCCGCTGATCAAGGGCGTGCGCCTGAACGCCTTCACCGATGCCGAGGAGCAGCAGGTCGGGTTGAGCACCGTCGTTCCGTTCCTGTTGGAGAGTCGGCTGAAGGAGCTTGGTGCGCGGTTCGAGAAGTCCTCGCCGTTCCGTGGTTGCGCCGTCCACGACCAGGGGTTCGTCACTGGCCAAAACCCACGTTCCAGCCGCGCGGTGGCGGAACGCCTGTTAACTGTGATCGCCGAGGCGGGGACGGAGACCGCCGCTTGATCCGGATCATCGACGCCATCCCGGGCGGTGGACATTCGTGCCGCCGTACCAGACCCGGCGTGCCGCATTTGCCGCGGCTGGGTTGAAAATCGGCCCTGGACAGGTGCGGGTAGGATGCGGCACGTACTGGCGCGTACGTGTCCACCCTTCCCGTACTGTAGCTAGGTCGCCTCTTCACAAACCGCGTGCGGCTTGCAATCTTGTCGCGCGGTCCGCGGCGGGGTTTGTCCGCCGCGGCGAACTTTTGGGGGGTCTCAAGACGATATGAAGATCGCCATTCCGAAGGAGCGTCGTCACGGCGAAGCCCGTGTCGCAGCCTCGCCGGATACGGTGAAGAAACTGCTAGGCCTGCCGGCCGATAAGGTCGAGGTCGCGGTTGAAACCGGCGCCGGCGACGGCGCATCGATCCCGGACGATCAGTTCAAGAATGCCGGCGCCACGATCGCCAAGGACTACGCGTCCTGCGTCAAGGACGCGGATGTGGTGTTCAAGGTGCGCCGGCCGATCATCAAGGGCGAGCAGGGCAATACCGATGAGCTGGCGCCGCTGAAGAAGGGCGCGCTTTTGATCGGTAACCTCGATCCCACGCAGTCGCCGGAGGCGGTTCGCGCCTACGCCGATGCCGGTGTCGAGGCGTTCGCCATGGAGTTCATGCCGCGGATCTCGCGTGCGCAGGCGATGGACACCCTGTCCAGCCAGGCGAACCTCGCGGGCTATCGCGCGGTGATCGACGCCTCGGCGCAGTTCAAGCGCGGCTTCCCGATGATGATGACCGCTGCGGGCACCGTGCCGCCGGCCAAGGTGCTGGTGATGGGCGCGGGTGTCGCCGGCTTGCAGGCGATCGCCACGGCGCGGCGTCTGGGCGGTGTAGTCTCCGCCACCGACGTCCGGCCGGCCGCCAAGGAGCAGGTGGAAAGCCTGGGGGCCTCCTTCGTCGCGGTCGAGGACGAGGAGTTCAAGGAGGCCGAGGCCGCCGGCGGCTACGCCAAGGAGATGAGCGACGCCTACAAGAAGAAGCAGGCGGAGCTGATCGCCGACACCATCAAGAAGATGGACGTGGTGATCACCACCGCGCTCATCCCCGGCCGGGAAGCGCCCAAGCTGGTCACCGCCGACATGGTGAAATCCATGAAGCCAGGCTCGATCATCGTCGATCTGGCGGTCGAGCAGGGCGGCAACTGCGCGCTGTCCGAGTTCGACCAGGTGGTCGAGAAAAACGGCGTCACGATCGTCGGTTACGCCAACTGGCCGAGCCGCTTGGCCGTCTCCGCGTCCAGCCTGTACGCCCGCAACCTGTTCAACTTCCTGCAGCTGATGGTGGACAAGGAGTCCAAGCAGCTGAAGGTGAACATGGACGACCAACTGGTTTCGGGCACGCGCCTGACCCAGGACGGTGAGGTCATCCACGAGCGGGTGAAGGATTCCGTTCCGGCAAAGGGCAAGGGTGGCCCATCCGGCAAGGACGGCGGCGGCTCCGGTAAGGCGGCGTCCAGCGATGCTGGTAAGGCCTCCGCTACCAAAGCTTCTGGGACCAAAGCTTCCGGAACCAAGACGTCTGCCAGCAAGAGCGGCACGACCAAATCGTCCGGCGGTAAGACCTCCGGGGGCAGCAAGGCCTCCGGTGGCAAGGCGAGTGGCGGCAACAAGACTGGCGGCAGCACGTCGGGCGGGTCGTCCGCGAACAGCTCCGGCAGCGGCGCCCAGGGGAAGGAGAGCTAAGTCATGGCAGACTCCGCACAGGAGATGCAGTCGACGGCTGAGCGCCTGCGCGAACTGGCTGATCAGCTGTCGGCGAAAGCGAGCGAGCTCGCCGCGCAGGCTGGCGATCTGCCAGCGCGTGCCGGCGAGGCCGCGCACCAGGCCAGCGAGGCTAGCGGCGGCCACAATTTCATGTTCGGCCTGACCGTGTTCGTGCTGGCGATTTTCGTCGGCTACCACGTGGTCTGGCGCGTCACGCCGGCGCTGCACTCGCCGCTGATGGCGGTGACCAACGCCGTTTCGTCGGTGATCATCGTCGGCGCGCTGTTGGCTGCCGGCCCGGAGGGGTTCGATATCTCCAAGGGCTTTGGCCTGGCCGCGGTGGTGCTGGCCTCGGTGAACATTTTCGGCGGGTTCATCGTGACGCAGCGCATGCTGTCCATGTTTAAGAAGAAATAGCCGGGGGGCCGTTCTTAGATGTCTCAGGATTTGACGACGTTCGTCTACCTGGTCGCCTCGGTCTGCTTCATCATGGCACTGAGGGGACTGTCGCACCCGAAGACCAGTCTTCAGGGCAACAGGTTCGGCATGGTCGGCATGACGCTGGCCGTGCTGGCAACGCTGGCGACCCCGGGGGTCGAGACCTACTTCGGGATCATCGTCGCAATTGCGATCGGTGGCGCGGCGGGTGCGTTCATCGCGCGCACGATCGACATGACCGCCTTGCCGCAGCTGGTGGCCGCCTTCCACTCCCTGGTCGGTCTTGCCGCCGTGCTGGTCGCGGGCTCGGCGTTCTATGCCCCGGAGGCCTATGGCATCGGCACGCCGGGCGACATCAAGACCGCCAGCCTGATCGAAATGGCGATCGGTGCCGGTATCGGTGCGGTTACCTTTACGGGCTCGATTCTGGCGTTTGGTAAGCTGCAGGGCCTGATCACCGGCAAGCCGGTGGTGTTCGCCGGCCAGCATCTGTTCAATGCCGTGCTCGGCGTGGCCATCGTGCTGCTGGTGGTGCTGTTCGCGGCAAGTCAGCCGGTCTGGGTCTTCTGGGCGATCGTGCTGATCTCGCTGGCGCTCGGCGTGCTGCTGATCATCCCGATCGGCGGCGCCGACATGCCGGTGATCGTCTCCATGCTGAACAGCTACTCCGGCTGGGCGGCGGCCGGCGTGGGCTTCACGCTCGGCAACAACCTGCTGATCGTCACCGGTGCGCTGGTCGGCTCCTCCGGCGCCATCCTCTCGTACATCATGTGCAAGGGGATGAACCGCTCCTTCTTCAACGTCATCCTGGGCGGTTTCGGCGGTGAGGCCGGCGCCGGATCGGCGGACACGGGCGATAAGTCGGTCAATTCCGGCAGCGCGGAGGATGCCTCCTTCATCCTCGCCAACGCGGGCTCGGTAATCATCGTCCCGGGCTATGGCTTGGCCGTCGGGCAGGCGCAGCAGGCGGTGCGCGAGATGGCCGATATGCTCAAGGGCATGGGTGTCAACGTGCGCTACGCCATCCACCCGGTCGCCGGGCGGATGCCGGGGCACATGAACGTCCTCCTCGCCGAGGCGAACGTGCCCTATGACGAGGTGCTGGAGATGGAGGAGATCAACCGCGACTTCCAGCAGACCGACGTCGCGTTCGTGATCGGCGCCAACGACATCACCAACCCCGCCGCCGAGGACGATCCGCAGTCGCCGATCTACGGCATGCCGGTG
This genomic window contains:
- a CDS encoding type 1 glutamine amidotransferase domain-containing protein is translated as MAQQDPRIAIVLTSHDTLGDTGKATGFHYEELAAPYWVFVDAGYTVDIASIQGGEPPHDPSSLPDTPAEQPGSVARFRDDGEACAKLRQTMRVGDLDPAAYAGIFLAGGHGAMWDFPDNADLGRLLSSAHAQGRILGAVCHGPAGLIAAKRSDGSPLIKGVRLNAFTDAEEQQVGLSTVVPFLLESRLKELGARFEKSSPFRGCAVHDQGFVTGQNPRSSRAVAERLLTVIAEAGTETAA
- a CDS encoding Re/Si-specific NAD(P)(+) transhydrogenase subunit alpha, with product MKIAIPKERRHGEARVAASPDTVKKLLGLPADKVEVAVETGAGDGASIPDDQFKNAGATIAKDYASCVKDADVVFKVRRPIIKGEQGNTDELAPLKKGALLIGNLDPTQSPEAVRAYADAGVEAFAMEFMPRISRAQAMDTLSSQANLAGYRAVIDASAQFKRGFPMMMTAAGTVPPAKVLVMGAGVAGLQAIATARRLGGVVSATDVRPAAKEQVESLGASFVAVEDEEFKEAEAAGGYAKEMSDAYKKKQAELIADTIKKMDVVITTALIPGREAPKLVTADMVKSMKPGSIIVDLAVEQGGNCALSEFDQVVEKNGVTIVGYANWPSRLAVSASSLYARNLFNFLQLMVDKESKQLKVNMDDQLVSGTRLTQDGEVIHERVKDSVPAKGKGGPSGKDGGGSGKAASSDAGKASATKASGTKASGTKTSASKSGTTKSSGGKTSGGSKASGGKASGGNKTGGSTSGGSSANSSGSGAQGKES
- a CDS encoding NAD(P) transhydrogenase subunit alpha, with the protein product MADSAQEMQSTAERLRELADQLSAKASELAAQAGDLPARAGEAAHQASEASGGHNFMFGLTVFVLAIFVGYHVVWRVTPALHSPLMAVTNAVSSVIIVGALLAAGPEGFDISKGFGLAAVVLASVNIFGGFIVTQRMLSMFKKK
- a CDS encoding NAD(P)(+) transhydrogenase (Re/Si-specific) subunit beta, producing the protein MSQDLTTFVYLVASVCFIMALRGLSHPKTSLQGNRFGMVGMTLAVLATLATPGVETYFGIIVAIAIGGAAGAFIARTIDMTALPQLVAAFHSLVGLAAVLVAGSAFYAPEAYGIGTPGDIKTASLIEMAIGAGIGAVTFTGSILAFGKLQGLITGKPVVFAGQHLFNAVLGVAIVLLVVLFAASQPVWVFWAIVLISLALGVLLIIPIGGADMPVIVSMLNSYSGWAAAGVGFTLGNNLLIVTGALVGSSGAILSYIMCKGMNRSFFNVILGGFGGEAGAGSADTGDKSVNSGSAEDASFILANAGSVIIVPGYGLAVGQAQQAVREMADMLKGMGVNVRYAIHPVAGRMPGHMNVLLAEANVPYDEVLEMEEINRDFQQTDVAFVIGANDITNPAAEDDPQSPIYGMPVLKVDEAKTVLFIKRSLSPGYAGIDNPLFYRDNTMMLFGDAKQMTEGIVKALEDQ